CCCGGATGCCGCGCGAGCCGGTCCGCGACGGACTTCGCGAGCGGCGTGGACTGCGCGTCGGCGGGCGTCAGCGCGACCGACTGCGTGCGGTTGTCGCGCGGCGGCAGCGCGCAGCCGGCCAGCAGCGCCGCGATCAGCGGCAACGCGGCGGCAAGCCGGGCGTTGCGCCGCGAACGGATGAACCGAACCTCGTGCAGACGCTGCATGGGAATCCCGCTTGACGGACGGGCGGACGCGAACGGCGGCCGGCCTGCCACTCGATGGGTGAGGGGCATCGTAACCGAAAGCGCTTGAGCGCGGCAACAAACGGGCATCGGCGCGAAACGCGCCATGCGGCGGTCGGGCGGCGCGCTGCATTGCAGCGTCGTATCCGGGCCCGGCTGGCCGGTTGCGCGTGATGCGCAGGCAAGCGGTCGCCTGTACAGCGATGCGGTTCGCGTCGCGACGACCGTGGCGGCCGTGAAGCCCCGCTCAGAACCGCTCGATCGCGCCCAGTTGAACGCCCCGCACCGGCGCACCCGGATACGCGGGCGGCAGCCCGACGACGTTCACGCCGCGCAGCGTGAACTCCGCATCCGCGCGATTGCGCAGGATGCCCGCGCTCGCATACAGCAGCAGCCGGCGCGACACGTCGTATTCGCACGCGGCGCTGAACTGGTCCGCGTCGTTGTCGCCGCCCGAGCGGTCGCGCATGTACGTGTAGCCGAGCGACGCGCGAAAGCGCGGCGTCACCGCATAACGCGCCGACACCGCCAGCCCGTCGTCGTGATAACGCGGCGAGCCGCCGTCGCCGTTGAAGTACGAAACGAAACCGGTCACCTGCCCCACGCGATACGACAGGCCGCCGAGATTCGCGCGCAGCGCGCCCGCGTCGTTCGTCTGCTGGTGCGCGTACAGCACGCTGAAACCGCCGCGCCGATAGCTGAACGTCTCGAAATGGCCGGCGAGCCCGTTGGCCGACGTGCCGTCGCGCAGCGACACCATGATCGTCGACGTGAAGCCGTGGATGTCCGGCGACAGCCACGTGATCGCGTTGCTCACGTACGGCGTGATCTTCGACAGGTTGTTGAGGCCGGACGCGATCGTGCCCGCGCCGAACGCATCCAGTTGCCCCTTGAACGGAATGTAGATCGGCGAATACTGCCGGCCCATCCGCAGTTCGCCCCACGGCGCGCCGATGCCGATCCACGCCTGGCGGCTGAACAGCGTGCCGGCGGTCGAGAACGTGCCGTCCGCCGAACTGAAGCCGTTTTCGAGGTCGAACAGGATGCGCGTGTCCGGGCCGATCTGCTCGGAACCGCGCAGGCCGATCCGCGAGCCGCGATACGCGCCGGAATCCAGCCGCGGCGTCCACGTCGAGCCGGGGTTCGTCACTTCGATGCTGGTGTCGATCACGCCGTACAGCGCGACCGAGCTTTGCGCATGGGCCGGCCGCGCGGGCGTGCACAGCGCGAGCAGCATGGCGAGCGGCGCGACGATCGACAGCGGCCGCGCGCGGCGGGGAGCGACGGTATCGAAGTGCATGAAGGCCCGGTGATCGTGGTCAGGGGCTGCCGACGTCGCGAGGCGCGAGGTCTTGCGGCGACGGCGGCAAATCGTGCCTATCGTACCGGCTTGCGGCCGTCGAAGGGAACCGGGCCGATGCCGATTGAACATTCGCGCCGCCGGGTGTGGGCTTCCTGGCGTGGGCTTCCCGGCGTGGGCCGCGGCTTACGAAACCGTTGCGGCCAGCACCATCCTGCCCGACGCGCGCTCGCGCAGGAAACGGATCGCGCTGAACGCCGTCAGCGCGGACGTCTTCGGATTCTGCGCGAACGGGCTCGCGGCGATCTCGACGCATAACGCTCCGAATGCGCCGCGCGCGCGGACGGTATGCGTATTGCGCGTGGCCGCCGGGTCGGCGAGGAGCCGCACGCGGGTCCGCTCGAAGCCGACGCCCGCGAGCGCCACGGCGGCCGCGACGTTCGCGTTCTTCGGATAGAGGCGCGCGGTGTCGCGCGCAGTGCCGTCGAAGATCGTCGTCGCATCGCGGATGCCATCGAGCATCCCCGCCGCGTCGGCCGGCGTGCCGCGCCACGCGTCGACCGGCTTGCGGCCGACGTACAGCACGTCGTCGAGGCCGCCGGCCGCCGCCGCCGCGAGCGCGTCCAGCCCGCCGACCGCGCCTGACAGCAGCGACGCACGCACGTTGCCGTGCGCGGCCGCGGCATCGCATGCGTCGCGCAGCGCATCGTCGGCGAACGCGCCGATCGACACGATCGCGCATTCGACGCCGCTGCGCAGCAGCGGAATCACGTGCTCGCCGATCGCGCAATGACCCGCGCATTCGACGGCGAGTTGCGGCACGCGCGGCAGATCGCCGATGCGGCTCGCGACCGCGATCGCCGGGCCGACCTTGCGCGCGACGTCCATGACGCTGCGCGGCGACACGACGATCTGGTCGATCGCGATCGCCGGGTCTGCCGGGTCCGAGGCGAACGCGTCGAACACCGTCGAGCCGATCGCGCCGAAACCGATCAGCGTCACGCGCAACGGCGCGCTTCGTCGCATGTTGCGGCCGCTTTCGTTTGCCGGGTCAGTCATCCAGAGCGTTTGCAAGAGAGATCAGAAGAAGTGATGCATGCCGACGCGAAACGCCATCTGGTTCGCGCCCGACGACGGCACGAGCAGCGGGATCGCCGCGTTGCCGTTGCCGTTCGCGTGCTGCCACGCGACCTGCGCATACACCGTCGTGCGCACCGACAGCAGATACATGTCGCCGACGCCGAGTTCCGCGTAACGCGTGCCGGTCAGCCACGACAGATGGCCGCCGACGTTCACCGTGTTCGCGACGCTGGTATGCACGTCCGCGCCTGCCTCGACGGTGCGCATGCGGCCCGAGCCGGTATCGGTGCTCAGGTTCACCTGGGTCAGCATCCCGTGCAGATCGACCTTCTGCCCGAACGAATACAGCGCGGACACCCCGCCGATGTCCTGCGTCCGCGCGTTGAACACCGCGCCGCCGGTCAGCGACTGGCCGAGAAAACTCGTGTAGCCGAGCTTCGAGCCGACGTCGATCGCATGATGCCGCCAGCTGCTGTACACCGCCGACGCGCGGAACGGCCCGTTGCGGTACGACACGTCCGTGCTGATCACGCGGCCCGGCTGCGTCGTCGTGTCGTCGAAGCCGTAGATCGCGCTGGCCGTGAAGCCGCCGACGGTCGGTGTCGTATAACGAACCGAGTTGTTGATCGAGTCGCCGATGATCCCGATGTTGTCGAGATTCGCCGGGTGAAACAGATAAAACGTGTACTGGATGCTGCCGTTCGAATTGAGCCGCAGCGCCTCGGTCGTCAGGTCGAGCTGGCGGCCCATCGTCAGCGCGCCGTAGCGCGGCGACGACAGCCCGACCCACGCGAAGTGGCTGAACGCCTCGTTCGCGATCGTGCCCGCGCCGGTATTCGACAGGAACCCGTCCTGCAACGCGAATACCGCCTTCAACTGGTTGCCGAGGTCCTCGGAGCCGCGCAGCCCGAAGAAGTCCGGCACCGCGACCGGCCCGGCCAGCGCGGAACCGCTGCCCTTCGCGTTCGTGTTGTACGTGACCCCTTCGTCGATGCTGCCATACAGCGTGACGCTGCCCTGCGCATGAGCGGCGGCAACGAACGATGCGCAGACGAGCGCCGCAATCGCGGATTTTTTCATCTGTAGTTATCCTTCTTATTATGGGTGCGAGAATGGTTCGATGCGGCCCGCCGCGGCAGCGAACCCAACGCTCGCGGCCGCGGCGGGCTTGCGGCGGCGCTCAGCCGGCCTTCACGCGCAGGCCCCGCGCTTCGAGGAGCGGCAGCACGTTCTGCGCGAAGAATTCGAGTTCCGGCGCGTAGTCGTAGAAGCCGATCTGCACGCCGTCTACGCCGGCTTCGTGCAGATTCTGCAACGCATCCGCGACGTCGTTCGGGTCGCCGACGATCTGCACGTGGCCGCCGAGAATCCGGTCGGCCGGCACGTGCTCCTTCCAGCCCTGCGCGTCGCCTGCGTTGTGGCGCGCGGTGTACGCGCGGATCGACTCGTAGTCGGCATGCGCGACGATCGCGTCGCGATACGCGAACGCCTCTTCGCGCGTCGGCTTGCAGATCACCATCGGGAACAGGATCACCTTCGGCGAGCGGCCGGTGCCTGCATAGGGCGCGCGAATCCGCTGCACGTGGTCCGGCATCGCTTCGATCGCGCGTTCGAACACCGCGCCCGCCGGGCTCGACGTAAACACGATGTCCGAATGCTTCGCCGCGTATTCGTAACCCGCCTGCGACGCGCTCGCTGACACCATGATCGGCCGCCCGTAACGCGGCCGCGGCGACACGTAGGCGCCTTCGAGCTGATAGAACCGCCCGTCGTGCGTGACGTTGTCGCTGCCGTCCCACAGCGCCTCCATCACCGACACGAATTCGTCCGCGCGGTCGTAACGTTCGTCGTGCGCGATGCGCTTCATCCCGAACATCAGCGGCTCGGCCGCGTCGTAGCCGGTCACGATGTTGAGCCCGAACTTGCCGCCCGAGATATGATCGGCGGTCGCCGCGAACCGCGCGAGATGCAGCGGATGCCAGTTGCCGTACAGGATGTGGACGGTCGAGATCGTGATGAGCCGCGTCGTCACCGCGCTCAGCGCGACGGTGGACATGAACGGGTCGAGAAAATTCTCGCGGTAGTGCGCGGCGCCGCCGAAGCCGCCCTTCGGCGCCCACTGCTGCAAACCGAACACGAAGTCGAACCCGTGCGACTCCGCGCGCAGCGCGAGCGCGCGGTTGTAGTCGAACGACCAGTCGGTGCCGCGCGGATAGGTGGACTGCGAAAAGCCGCCGGTCTGCGTCGGCAGGAACAGGCCGAGCATCAGCGGCTGGCGGCCCGCGCGCGACAGCGGGCTGTCCGGATCGTCGAGCGGGCCGCGCAGTCCGGTCGCGCGGTTAACGGTTTCGGTAGACATGATTCGATCGATACACAGGTAAGTTGATTCGGGAGCCGCGGCGCGCTGCGTGACGCGGCGAACGGAATGGACGCGTTCAGTCCGGCAGCCCCTTGCCGCGCGTCTCGGGCAGGAACAGCACCGCGAC
The Paraburkholderia caballeronis genome window above contains:
- a CDS encoding porin, with amino-acid sequence MKKSAIAALVCASFVAAAHAQGSVTLYGSIDEGVTYNTNAKGSGSALAGPVAVPDFFGLRGSEDLGNQLKAVFALQDGFLSNTGAGTIANEAFSHFAWVGLSSPRYGALTMGRQLDLTTEALRLNSNGSIQYTFYLFHPANLDNIGIIGDSINNSVRYTTPTVGGFTASAIYGFDDTTTQPGRVISTDVSYRNGPFRASAVYSSWRHHAIDVGSKLGYTSFLGQSLTGGAVFNARTQDIGGVSALYSFGQKVDLHGMLTQVNLSTDTGSGRMRTVEAGADVHTSVANTVNVGGHLSWLTGTRYAELGVGDMYLLSVRTTVYAQVAWQHANGNGNAAIPLLVPSSGANQMAFRVGMHHFF
- a CDS encoding porin — protein: MLLALCTPARPAHAQSSVALYGVIDTSIEVTNPGSTWTPRLDSGAYRGSRIGLRGSEQIGPDTRILFDLENGFSSADGTFSTAGTLFSRQAWIGIGAPWGELRMGRQYSPIYIPFKGQLDAFGAGTIASGLNNLSKITPYVSNAITWLSPDIHGFTSTIMVSLRDGTSANGLAGHFETFSYRRGGFSVLYAHQQTNDAGALRANLGGLSYRVGQVTGFVSYFNGDGGSPRYHDDGLAVSARYAVTPRFRASLGYTYMRDRSGGDNDADQFSAACEYDVSRRLLLYASAGILRNRADAEFTLRGVNVVGLPPAYPGAPVRGVQLGAIERF
- a CDS encoding aspartate dehydrogenase, with protein sequence MTDPANESGRNMRRSAPLRVTLIGFGAIGSTVFDAFASDPADPAIAIDQIVVSPRSVMDVARKVGPAIAVASRIGDLPRVPQLAVECAGHCAIGEHVIPLLRSGVECAIVSIGAFADDALRDACDAAAAHGNVRASLLSGAVGGLDALAAAAAGGLDDVLYVGRKPVDAWRGTPADAAGMLDGIRDATTIFDGTARDTARLYPKNANVAAAVALAGVGFERTRVRLLADPAATRNTHTVRARGAFGALCVEIAASPFAQNPKTSALTAFSAIRFLRERASGRMVLAATVS
- a CDS encoding LLM class flavin-dependent oxidoreductase; this encodes MSTETVNRATGLRGPLDDPDSPLSRAGRQPLMLGLFLPTQTGGFSQSTYPRGTDWSFDYNRALALRAESHGFDFVFGLQQWAPKGGFGGAAHYRENFLDPFMSTVALSAVTTRLITISTVHILYGNWHPLHLARFAATADHISGGKFGLNIVTGYDAAEPLMFGMKRIAHDERYDRADEFVSVMEALWDGSDNVTHDGRFYQLEGAYVSPRPRYGRPIMVSASASQAGYEYAAKHSDIVFTSSPAGAVFERAIEAMPDHVQRIRAPYAGTGRSPKVILFPMVICKPTREEAFAYRDAIVAHADYESIRAYTARHNAGDAQGWKEHVPADRILGGHVQIVGDPNDVADALQNLHEAGVDGVQIGFYDYAPELEFFAQNVLPLLEARGLRVKAG